A genomic window from Dehalococcoidia bacterium includes:
- a CDS encoding zinc ribbon domain-containing protein, translating into MPIYEFRCRHCGRLTSIFVKTINTPYEARCRHCGGQELERAISRFAYHKSEQTILEEYGAEPQRLEDYKDPRQIGRWVERKFREFGMELPKEAREMIDAAREGEFPEPVKDL; encoded by the coding sequence ATGCCCATCTATGAGTTCCGATGTCGTCACTGCGGCCGCCTCACCAGCATTTTCGTCAAGACCATAAACACCCCGTATGAGGCCCGCTGCCGCCATTGTGGGGGGCAGGAGCTGGAGAGGGCCATCTCCCGCTTCGCCTACCACAAGAGCGAGCAGACCATCCTGGAAGAGTATGGGGCGGAGCCCCAGCGCCTGGAGGATTACAAGGACCCGCGGCAGATAGGCCGTTGGGTGGAGCGCAAGTTCCGCGAGTTCGGGATGGAGCTCCCCAAGGAGGCGCGGGAGATGATCGATGCCGCCCGCGAGGGGGAGTTCCCAGAGCCGGTGAAGGACCTCTAG
- a CDS encoding LysE family transporter — protein sequence MNEALAATFGATFITSLSGALSPGPLSTLAVKEGVVRGPWAGFLLALGHSGLELPVVVVLALGLEELLNSQAVEMALALLGGLVLLWFGWGAITAARRPPLTETWGAGEARSLLAAGVIVSVSNPFWVAWWGTVGARLVADGLQMGTVGVATVYVAHIATDLGWLSLMAAVAARGRRVMGGLFHRCLLGVSGLGLWALAGWFLYRLAIALM from the coding sequence TTGAACGAGGCGCTGGCGGCCACCTTCGGGGCCACCTTCATAACCAGCCTCAGCGGCGCCCTGAGCCCGGGGCCTTTGAGCACCCTGGCCGTCAAGGAGGGGGTGGTGAGGGGTCCATGGGCCGGGTTCCTTCTGGCCTTGGGGCACAGCGGCCTGGAGCTGCCTGTGGTGGTGGTGTTGGCCTTGGGGCTGGAGGAGCTTTTGAACTCGCAAGCGGTGGAGATGGCCCTGGCTCTCCTTGGGGGCCTCGTTCTCCTCTGGTTTGGATGGGGGGCCATAACGGCCGCCCGCCGCCCACCCCTCACCGAGACATGGGGCGCGGGGGAGGCTCGCAGCCTCCTGGCGGCGGGGGTGATAGTGAGCGTCTCCAACCCCTTCTGGGTCGCCTGGTGGGGCACGGTAGGGGCCCGCCTGGTGGCCGACGGGCTTCAGATGGGGACGGTGGGGGTGGCCACCGTCTATGTGGCCCATATCGCTACCGACTTGGGCTGGCTCTCCCTCATGGCCGCTGTGGCTGCCAGGGGGCGTCGGGTGATGGGAGGGCTCTTCCATCGCTGTCTGTTGGGTGTAAGCGGCCTAGGCCTATGGGCTCTGGCGGGCTGGTTCCTCTACCGTCTGGCCATCGCTCTGATGTAG
- a CDS encoding glycoside hydrolase family 38 C-terminal domain-containing protein has product MKPWVLMVIPHTHWDREWYEPFEAMRARLVRTMDRLLDVLDAHPDIPCFLLDGQTICLDDYLEVRPDRRPDVERLVRAGRLVVGPNYVLPDEFLIGLESHVRNLMLGIRSARAMGRSMMVGYYPDSFGHITHLPAILRGFGIDAVVIWRGVGEEATTSEFRWASPDGSQVLAIHLPYGYALGVDLPDEPSKLRERLQYVWQQLTPLATTRYLLLPNGDDHRGLQEDIGRVVALAKEVMPQVDVVIGDYGQAVDAIKAEVGERILELPLLEGEFRSPHRSHVLPGVLSSRMWIKQRYQECEDLLCRWAEPLVVWARLLDAENPRSWPSERRLLAHAWRLLLQNAPHDSICGCSIDEVHQEMEVRFSRCRQTAEAVLEQALGRVAAAACPPGAPHLVVFNSEGGPRTDIALAQVPLRDGLLPLLAEAEDGTTAPLQLLEVGEAGIATVAMVASQVPGYGLRAFRIHYGPSRPPGRRSRGRIENRFFMVAADPRDGTIVLLDKRTGRRWEGLHRLVDGGDSGDEYNYAPPQEDHLVISPARPPRIRVVAEGPAIWTLEISMVYMLPASLTADDRSRSPQRVPCPITTRIHLYADVPRVDFETEVENHARDHRLRVLFPTGLRSPHVLAEQHLGPVHRPPDPRPFSPLDFEMPVATQPQKAFCAVEEEGTGILLANRGLPEYEALREPDGTITLALTLLRCVGWLSRPELYPWRRGPAGPLLPTPGAQMLGRWRFHYSLVPYQGSWEDAMAQAHYFLRPLRAIPIQRGDGVLPPSASLLEVEPAQVMVSAIKPAEDDEGIVVRIYNPTHRSLPARLRLAARPRWALEVNLNEEAQGAKVELGDGWLETLLPPQGVRTFKFFL; this is encoded by the coding sequence ATGAAGCCCTGGGTACTGATGGTCATTCCTCACACCCATTGGGACCGCGAGTGGTATGAGCCCTTTGAGGCCATGCGTGCTCGTCTGGTGCGCACCATGGACCGGCTCCTGGACGTCCTGGACGCCCACCCTGATATCCCCTGCTTCCTATTAGACGGGCAGACCATTTGCCTGGACGATTACCTGGAGGTGCGGCCTGATCGGCGCCCGGACGTGGAGAGGCTGGTGCGGGCGGGGCGTCTGGTGGTAGGCCCTAACTACGTGCTCCCCGACGAGTTTCTCATCGGACTGGAGTCCCATGTGCGCAACCTCATGTTGGGGATCCGCAGCGCCCGCGCCATGGGCAGGTCCATGATGGTGGGCTACTATCCCGATAGCTTCGGCCACATCACCCACCTGCCGGCCATTCTGCGAGGCTTCGGCATCGATGCCGTGGTCATCTGGCGCGGTGTGGGAGAGGAGGCCACCACCTCCGAGTTCCGCTGGGCCTCGCCTGACGGCTCCCAGGTCCTGGCCATCCACCTACCCTATGGCTACGCCCTGGGGGTAGACCTGCCGGACGAGCCCAGCAAGTTAAGGGAACGTCTGCAATACGTATGGCAGCAACTCACCCCTCTGGCCACCACCCGCTATCTTCTGCTGCCCAACGGCGATGACCACCGTGGCCTGCAGGAGGACATTGGCCGGGTGGTGGCCCTGGCCAAAGAGGTGATGCCCCAGGTGGACGTAGTCATAGGCGATTATGGCCAGGCAGTGGATGCCATCAAGGCCGAAGTGGGTGAGCGCATCCTGGAGCTCCCACTGCTGGAGGGCGAATTCCGCTCGCCCCACCGTTCCCACGTACTACCCGGCGTCCTCTCCTCCCGCATGTGGATCAAGCAGCGCTATCAGGAGTGCGAAGACCTTCTCTGCCGTTGGGCGGAGCCCTTGGTGGTCTGGGCCCGCCTCTTGGATGCCGAAAACCCCCGGTCATGGCCATCGGAGCGGAGATTGCTGGCCCATGCCTGGCGACTCCTCCTTCAGAACGCCCCCCACGACTCCATCTGCGGCTGTTCCATCGATGAAGTCCACCAAGAGATGGAGGTGCGGTTTTCCCGCTGCCGCCAAACGGCTGAGGCCGTCTTAGAGCAGGCCCTGGGCCGGGTGGCGGCGGCCGCCTGTCCCCCTGGGGCCCCCCACCTGGTGGTGTTCAACTCCGAGGGTGGGCCGCGCACGGACATAGCTTTGGCCCAGGTCCCCCTCCGCGATGGCCTCCTGCCTCTTTTGGCAGAGGCGGAGGACGGCACCACCGCACCCCTTCAGCTGCTGGAGGTGGGCGAGGCAGGAATCGCCACGGTGGCCATGGTAGCCTCTCAGGTGCCAGGCTATGGCCTGCGCGCCTTCCGCATCCACTACGGGCCTTCCCGTCCCCCTGGGCGCCGAAGCAGAGGCCGCATAGAGAACCGCTTTTTCATGGTAGCGGCCGACCCCCGCGATGGCACCATCGTCCTGCTCGATAAGCGCACGGGGCGCCGTTGGGAGGGTCTCCACCGCTTGGTGGACGGTGGCGATAGCGGCGATGAGTACAACTACGCCCCGCCCCAGGAGGACCACTTGGTCATATCTCCCGCCCGACCCCCTCGCATCCGGGTGGTGGCGGAAGGGCCCGCCATCTGGACTTTGGAGATATCCATGGTCTACATGCTGCCCGCCTCCCTCACCGCCGACGACCGTTCCCGATCCCCCCAGAGGGTGCCCTGCCCCATCACCACCCGCATACACTTATACGCCGACGTCCCCCGTGTCGATTTCGAGACGGAGGTGGAAAACCACGCCCGCGACCACCGCCTGCGGGTCCTGTTCCCCACAGGCCTACGGTCGCCGCACGTCCTGGCCGAACAACACCTGGGGCCGGTGCACAGGCCCCCGGACCCCCGCCCCTTCTCCCCCTTAGACTTCGAGATGCCCGTGGCTACCCAGCCCCAGAAGGCCTTCTGCGCCGTGGAGGAGGAAGGCACGGGCATCCTTTTGGCCAACCGGGGCCTGCCCGAGTATGAGGCGTTGCGGGAGCCCGACGGCACCATCACTCTGGCCCTCACCCTATTGCGGTGCGTGGGGTGGCTATCCCGTCCCGAGCTCTATCCCTGGCGCCGCGGCCCGGCAGGCCCCCTCCTGCCCACCCCAGGTGCCCAGATGCTGGGTCGGTGGCGGTTCCATTACTCCCTTGTCCCCTATCAGGGCTCCTGGGAGGACGCCATGGCCCAGGCCCACTACTTCCTGCGTCCCTTGCGGGCCATCCCCATACAGCGGGGGGACGGGGTGTTGCCACCCTCTGCCTCCCTCCTGGAAGTGGAGCCGGCCCAGGTGATGGTCTCGGCCATAAAGCCGGCGGAGGACGATGAGGGCATCGTCGTCAGGATATACAATCCTACCCACCGCTCCCTACCGGCCCGCCTTCGCCTGGCGGCCCGTCCCAGGTGGGCCCTGGAGGTCAACCTCAATGAGGAGGCCCAAGGGGCCAAGGTGGAGCTGGGGGATGGGTGGCTAGAGACACTCCTGCCCCCCCAAGGGGTGCGCACCTTCAAGTTCTTCTTGTAG
- a CDS encoding hotdog fold thioesterase: protein MTEEASTFLRFLGVEEMEKGEGWAKVVATVGPQHLNFHGYAHGSFIYALADEAFALACNSRGPAVGRSTTLEFFLPVRQGARLEAVAREAHLGRRTSSYLVEVRSEEGLVALFLGTAYRLGERGTQRLRGVS, encoded by the coding sequence GTGACGGAAGAGGCCAGCACCTTCCTTCGCTTCCTGGGCGTAGAGGAGATGGAGAAGGGAGAGGGATGGGCCAAGGTGGTGGCTACGGTGGGACCCCAACACCTCAACTTCCACGGCTACGCCCACGGCAGCTTCATCTACGCCCTGGCCGATGAGGCCTTCGCCCTGGCCTGTAACAGCCGTGGCCCGGCGGTGGGCCGCTCCACCACCCTTGAGTTCTTCCTGCCCGTGCGCCAGGGAGCAAGGCTTGAAGCGGTGGCCAGGGAGGCCCACCTGGGGCGTCGTACCTCCAGCTACCTGGTGGAGGTGCGCAGCGAAGAGGGCCTCGTGGCCCTGTTCCTGGGCACCGCCTACCGCTTGGGAGAGAGGGGCACTCAAAGGTTGAGGGGAGTGAGCTAG
- a CDS encoding methylenetetrahydrofolate reductase produces MDDPRPVQPHLATASLTLREKVAAGRFVVCVEVDPPHGLDPRRGMRAAALMKEAGADAINVGDSPTARVRMSPWAFCLLLQRELGVETVMHYTTRDRNAMAIHSDMVGAHALGIRNVLCLRGDPPELGGYKDVVGVWDVSAVGLIRVLSLLNQGLDWTGRPIGRPASFFIGAACNPNADPLGPEIRLMRRKVEAGAHFFVTQNVFDLGRLERFLEEASRFQRPLIVGVLPLHSYEHAERLHREVPGMFIPEEVRERLRRAGPRAPEEGKAIARYILDACRARAAGVYLVPTYGNFELVAELVAEAKG; encoded by the coding sequence ATGGACGACCCGCGCCCTGTCCAGCCCCATCTGGCCACCGCCTCCCTCACCCTGCGAGAGAAGGTGGCTGCTGGGCGGTTCGTGGTGTGTGTGGAGGTGGATCCGCCCCATGGCCTCGACCCGCGACGGGGCATGAGGGCCGCAGCCCTTATGAAGGAGGCGGGGGCCGATGCCATCAATGTAGGCGATAGCCCCACGGCCCGGGTGCGCATGAGCCCCTGGGCCTTCTGCCTCCTCCTGCAGCGGGAGCTGGGGGTGGAGACCGTCATGCACTATACCACCCGCGACCGCAACGCCATGGCCATCCATTCGGACATGGTGGGGGCCCATGCCTTGGGCATCCGCAACGTCCTCTGCCTGCGGGGCGACCCTCCGGAGCTGGGGGGATACAAGGACGTGGTGGGGGTGTGGGACGTAAGCGCTGTGGGGCTCATCCGTGTCCTCTCCCTCTTGAACCAGGGCCTGGACTGGACAGGGCGGCCCATCGGTCGTCCGGCCTCCTTCTTCATTGGCGCTGCTTGCAACCCCAACGCCGATCCCCTGGGGCCTGAGATAAGGCTCATGCGGCGGAAGGTGGAGGCGGGGGCCCACTTCTTCGTGACCCAGAACGTGTTCGACCTGGGACGGTTGGAGCGCTTCCTGGAGGAAGCTTCACGATTTCAGCGTCCCCTCATCGTGGGCGTCCTTCCCCTCCACAGCTATGAGCATGCCGAGCGCCTACATCGGGAGGTGCCGGGCATGTTCATACCCGAGGAGGTGCGGGAGCGGCTGCGGCGGGCCGGCCCGCGCGCTCCAGAGGAGGGGAAGGCCATCGCCCGTTATATCCTGGACGCCTGCCGGGCCCGCGCCGCCGGCGTATACCTGGTGCCCACCTACGGCAACTTCGAGCTGGTGGCCGAGCTGGTGGCCGAGGCCAAAGGCTAG
- a CDS encoding zinc ribbon domain-containing protein, which yields MPIYEFRCQACGRPTSVFVRRIGLEVEPTCPHCGSQAMERLISRVAVLRSEDEIFQGLSEDVSLDDVDDSDPKSVARFIRRMSQHLGQPLDAEMEAELDRMEAGEMPEEEGEGEEE from the coding sequence ATGCCCATATACGAGTTCCGCTGCCAGGCATGCGGGCGCCCCACCAGTGTCTTCGTCCGTCGCATCGGCCTGGAGGTGGAGCCCACCTGCCCCCACTGCGGCTCCCAAGCTATGGAGCGCCTCATATCCCGGGTGGCCGTCCTCCGTTCCGAGGACGAAATTTTCCAGGGGCTCTCTGAGGACGTCTCCCTGGACGATGTGGACGACTCGGACCCCAAAAGCGTGGCCCGCTTCATAAGGCGCATGTCCCAGCACCTGGGCCAGCCCCTGGACGCCGAGATGGAGGCGGAGCTGGATCGCATGGAGGCCGGCGAGATGCCCGAGGAAGAAGGGGAGGGAGAGGAGGAGTGA
- a CDS encoding cyclase family protein: MDLNRLPRYDELPLRPHAPKGAAWGVFGDDDQLGTVNFLTPQKVLEAARLVRQGKVFALNLPLHLPDPPLYGRQRLRHHLLDLGGVGRDDYLESFWLQASSQWDGLRHIRHPRYGFYNGVSAEEVVPGGGPLGIEHWARRGIVGRGVLLDVARHLEARGRPLDPRSATLITPAHLEACAHAQGVELRPADILLVRTGWLGWYLQLPQEEREALAHGEGQGPPSPGLGPAEEMARFLWDRRIAAVAADNPALEAWPPKQETGFLHYFLIPYLGMPIGELWYLEELAADCAQDGIYEFLLTSAPLHLVGGVGSPPNALAIK; the protein is encoded by the coding sequence ATGGACCTGAACCGCCTGCCCCGCTATGACGAGCTGCCCCTGCGCCCTCACGCCCCTAAGGGCGCTGCCTGGGGCGTCTTCGGCGACGACGACCAACTGGGCACTGTCAACTTCCTCACCCCCCAGAAGGTGTTGGAAGCCGCCCGCCTAGTGCGCCAGGGGAAGGTCTTTGCCCTGAACCTCCCCCTCCATCTCCCCGACCCACCCTTGTATGGGCGTCAGCGCTTACGCCATCACCTGCTGGACCTGGGAGGGGTGGGACGTGACGATTACCTCGAGAGCTTCTGGCTCCAGGCATCCAGCCAGTGGGACGGCCTGCGGCACATCCGCCATCCTCGCTATGGCTTCTACAACGGCGTCTCCGCCGAGGAGGTGGTGCCCGGAGGCGGCCCATTGGGCATCGAGCACTGGGCACGCCGGGGCATCGTGGGCAGAGGTGTGCTGTTGGACGTGGCCCGCCACCTGGAGGCCCGGGGCCGCCCCCTAGACCCTAGGAGCGCCACCCTCATCACCCCCGCCCATCTGGAGGCCTGCGCCCATGCCCAGGGGGTGGAGCTCCGCCCGGCCGACATACTACTGGTGCGCACGGGCTGGCTGGGGTGGTACCTGCAGCTCCCCCAGGAGGAACGGGAGGCGTTGGCCCATGGGGAGGGGCAAGGGCCACCCTCGCCAGGCTTGGGCCCTGCCGAGGAGATGGCCCGCTTCCTTTGGGACCGGCGGATAGCGGCGGTGGCCGCCGACAACCCCGCTCTGGAGGCCTGGCCCCCTAAACAGGAGACGGGCTTCCTCCATTACTTCCTCATCCCCTATCTGGGGATGCCCATCGGGGAGCTGTGGTACTTGGAGGAGTTGGCCGCCGACTGTGCCCAGGACGGCATCTACGAGTTCCTCCTCACCTCCGCCCCCCTCCACCTGGTGGGCGGGGTGGGGTCGCCGCCCAACGCTTTAGCCATCAAGTGA
- a CDS encoding RDD family protein: MQDVGPAAPVTLRPAGLGLRLVAFVLDMLALLSCLMALVALGLFQLLLRTDGGQKDSEGAVWTAVALAVSWVALVPLYHVLLWAWGGQTLGQRAVHIRVVREDGRPPGLWRAVVRYLVYAISLLFLGIGFLPALWDERRRGLPDLVSGTMVVDTL, encoded by the coding sequence ATGCAAGACGTGGGTCCCGCCGCCCCTGTGACCTTGCGCCCCGCTGGCCTTGGCCTCCGCTTGGTGGCCTTCGTCCTGGACATGCTAGCCCTTCTGTCGTGCCTTATGGCCCTGGTGGCCCTTGGCCTCTTCCAACTCCTCCTGCGCACCGATGGCGGGCAGAAGGACTCAGAGGGGGCGGTATGGACGGCGGTGGCCCTGGCCGTCTCATGGGTGGCCCTGGTCCCCCTATATCACGTCTTACTCTGGGCCTGGGGCGGCCAGACCCTTGGGCAACGGGCCGTCCACATCAGGGTAGTGAGGGAAGATGGGAGGCCACCAGGGCTCTGGCGGGCCGTGGTGCGCTACCTGGTGTATGCCATTTCCCTCCTCTTCCTGGGCATAGGGTTCCTGCCTGCCCTCTGGGACGAGAGACGGCGCGGCCTGCCCGACTTGGTCTCCGGCACCATGGTGGTGGACACCCTTTGA
- a CDS encoding NAD(P)/FAD-dependent oxidoreductase — translation MAVSRFLADVAVVGAGPAGSRTARQLARYGLRVLLIEEHRQVGIPSHCSGLISPRTWEMGEVEDQGLVCNRLRGAILQVEDGTSLALGSQEVRALAIDRVAWDRALAHQAYEAGAEPVRARFLAAEPIRGGLRLHLQRDSHLMRADVRLLVGADGVHSRVARSLGLPRPREKVLALGVEARIHLPREDYVYVFVGPRLAPGWFAWAIPSGPGLARLGIGCLAGQGTPMELYRAFKEGPLAPFGPMREVRFYGGAIPLTPAPRTYGHHVLLVGDAAGQVKPFSGGGLYPGLMAASLCAEAAWSAFQRDDLSASSLAQYEREWRRRLGRELARSWHLRRAGLYLDTPRLATLVRALSHPRLQALATQHADIDYPSRALLALARHALPPLLGAALGRPAALWHLVAALLARG, via the coding sequence ATGGCCGTGTCTCGGTTCCTGGCCGACGTGGCCGTAGTGGGCGCTGGCCCCGCAGGCTCCCGCACCGCCCGCCAGTTGGCCCGCTACGGCCTGCGGGTCCTCCTCATCGAGGAGCACCGGCAGGTGGGCATCCCCTCCCATTGCTCAGGCCTTATTTCCCCCCGCACCTGGGAGATGGGGGAGGTGGAGGACCAAGGGCTGGTGTGCAACCGCCTCAGGGGCGCCATCCTTCAGGTGGAGGACGGCACTTCCCTGGCTTTGGGCAGCCAAGAGGTGCGGGCCCTGGCCATCGACCGTGTGGCCTGGGACCGGGCCTTGGCCCATCAGGCCTATGAGGCGGGCGCAGAGCCCGTGCGGGCCCGCTTTCTGGCTGCCGAGCCCATCCGCGGCGGCCTCCGCCTCCATCTACAGAGGGACAGCCATCTTATGCGGGCCGACGTCCGCCTGTTGGTGGGTGCCGATGGCGTCCACTCTCGTGTGGCCAGGTCCTTGGGTCTGCCGCGCCCTCGGGAGAAGGTGTTGGCCTTGGGGGTGGAGGCCCGTATCCACCTGCCTAGGGAGGATTATGTATACGTGTTCGTCGGCCCCCGCCTGGCCCCGGGCTGGTTCGCCTGGGCCATCCCCAGCGGCCCTGGGCTGGCCCGCTTAGGCATCGGCTGCCTGGCGGGGCAGGGGACGCCCATGGAGCTCTACCGGGCCTTTAAGGAGGGGCCCCTGGCCCCCTTCGGGCCGATGCGGGAGGTGCGGTTCTACGGTGGGGCCATACCCCTCACCCCCGCCCCCCGTACCTACGGCCATCACGTCCTCCTGGTGGGCGACGCCGCCGGTCAGGTGAAGCCCTTCTCGGGCGGCGGCCTATACCCTGGCCTGATGGCCGCCTCCCTCTGCGCCGAGGCCGCCTGGAGCGCCTTTCAGCGAGACGACCTATCGGCATCCTCCCTGGCCCAGTATGAGAGGGAGTGGCGCCGTCGCTTGGGAAGGGAGCTGGCCCGCTCCTGGCACCTGCGGCGCGCCGGCCTCTACCTCGATACCCCGAGGCTGGCCACCCTGGTGCGGGCTTTGAGCCACCCGCGCCTGCAGGCCCTGGCCACCCAACACGCCGACATCGATTATCCCTCCAGGGCCCTGTTGGCCCTGGCCCGCCATGCCCTGCCTCCCCTTCTGGGGGCAGCCCTAGGGCGGCCAGCCGCCCTCTGGCACCTGGTGGCCGCCCTCCTGGCCCGTGGCTAG
- a CDS encoding putative DNA modification/repair radical SAM protein: protein MGLELEERLRILGGTDDVDEVGQRPAAPHSPQMSQAPGGAGIYWAAAGGRRVPILRVLRTNVCELDCRYCAINCHRQARRASFRPDELAKTFMQMYERGLVRGIFLSSGVAGGPARTAEKLIETAEILRGRYGFQGYIHLKIMPGQPPDYIRRAVELASRVSINLEAPTPEHLARIAPSKDFRRHLLAPMQEVHRLAQRHPWLLPAGQITQLVVGAAGETDADILRTAHWLYKELGLRRVYYSAYRPVCGEVLAPPTPEVREHRLYQADWLLRFYGFRLEELPFTDDGSLPQEVDPKMAWALRHPEHFPLEVNTAPYQALLRVPGIGPRSARRIVEVRRKEPIRHLEALKALGVATTRAAPFLLLDGRYAAGREVAKALWRHRQMGHQPSLWEGQVAAA, encoded by the coding sequence ATGGGGCTGGAGCTGGAGGAGAGGCTACGCATCCTTGGGGGGACGGATGACGTGGACGAGGTGGGGCAGCGGCCGGCAGCGCCCCACTCGCCCCAGATGAGCCAGGCGCCAGGGGGGGCCGGCATCTACTGGGCGGCAGCCGGCGGCAGGAGGGTGCCCATCCTGCGCGTGCTGCGTACCAACGTATGCGAGCTGGACTGCCGCTATTGCGCCATCAACTGCCACCGTCAGGCACGCCGCGCCTCCTTCCGGCCCGACGAGCTGGCGAAAACCTTTATGCAGATGTATGAGAGGGGTCTGGTGCGGGGCATCTTCCTCAGCTCGGGGGTGGCGGGAGGGCCAGCCCGCACCGCCGAAAAGCTCATCGAGACGGCGGAGATCCTACGTGGGCGCTATGGATTCCAGGGCTATATTCACCTCAAGATCATGCCTGGCCAGCCGCCAGACTACATCCGGAGGGCGGTGGAGCTGGCCAGCCGGGTGAGCATCAATCTCGAGGCACCCACACCTGAGCACTTGGCGAGGATCGCCCCCAGCAAGGACTTCCGGCGCCACCTCCTGGCCCCCATGCAGGAGGTGCACCGCCTGGCCCAGCGCCATCCCTGGCTCCTGCCTGCCGGCCAGATCACCCAGTTGGTGGTGGGGGCAGCAGGTGAGACGGACGCGGATATCCTGCGCACGGCCCACTGGCTGTATAAGGAGCTGGGCCTACGCCGCGTCTACTACTCGGCCTACAGGCCCGTGTGCGGGGAGGTGCTGGCCCCACCCACCCCCGAGGTGCGGGAGCACCGCCTTTACCAGGCCGACTGGCTACTACGGTTCTATGGCTTCCGCCTGGAGGAGCTCCCTTTCACAGATGATGGCTCCCTGCCCCAGGAGGTGGATCCCAAGATGGCCTGGGCCCTGCGCCACCCTGAGCACTTCCCGCTAGAGGTCAACACTGCCCCCTATCAGGCCCTGCTACGGGTCCCGGGCATCGGCCCCCGGAGCGCCCGCCGCATAGTGGAAGTGCGGCGCAAGGAGCCCATCCGCCACCTGGAAGCCCTCAAGGCCCTGGGGGTGGCCACCACCAGGGCCGCCCCCTTCCTCCTGCTGGACGGTCGGTATGCCGCAGGCAGGGAGGTGGCCAAGGCCCTATGGCGGCATCGGCAGATGGGGCACCAGCCCTCCCTTTGGGAAGGCCAGGTGGCAGCAGCCTAG
- a CDS encoding haloacid dehalogenase gives MDTTRLQGIAQRLRGHLEAKHQAREAALTLCREAIRLAANAIRAAHRGEFGEAWGLLTGAQGRLAEARATLAAHPDILYSGFFHDAAKEVAEAAITIALLSGAPLPEPEDLGVEAQAYLNGLGEAVGELRRHLLDSLRLGDLPRCERTLAAMSDIYDLLVTMDYPEAVTGGLRRTTDGVRAVLERTRGDFTMAFVQRRLEERLDHLRHLLG, from the coding sequence GTGGATACCACCCGCCTGCAAGGGATCGCCCAGCGGCTCCGTGGGCATCTGGAGGCCAAGCACCAGGCCCGGGAGGCGGCCCTCACCCTCTGTCGGGAGGCCATAAGGCTTGCGGCCAACGCCATCCGCGCTGCCCATCGCGGGGAGTTTGGGGAGGCGTGGGGGCTGCTGACGGGGGCGCAGGGCCGTCTGGCCGAGGCCCGTGCTACCCTGGCCGCCCACCCCGACATTCTGTATTCCGGGTTCTTCCACGATGCCGCTAAGGAGGTGGCTGAAGCGGCCATCACCATCGCCCTCCTCTCCGGCGCACCCCTGCCTGAGCCGGAAGATTTGGGGGTGGAGGCCCAGGCCTACCTCAATGGCCTGGGGGAGGCAGTGGGGGAGCTAAGGCGTCACCTCTTAGACTCCCTGCGTCTTGGCGACCTGCCCCGTTGCGAGCGCACCCTGGCCGCCATGAGCGACATTTACGATCTGTTGGTCACCATGGACTACCCCGAGGCAGTGACCGGTGGGTTGCGCCGTACCACTGATGGTGTGCGGGCGGTGCTGGAGCGGACGCGGGGCGACTTCACCATGGCCTTCGTCCAACGGCGCCTGGAGGAGAGGCTGGACCACCTGCGCCACCTCTTGGGCTGA